Proteins encoded by one window of Methanobacterium sp. CWC-01:
- a CDS encoding 30S ribosomal protein S27ae: MKKYQLYEVKDNKLVRKNPECVRCSHGVFMADHGDRYTCGKCGYTQWKGKEKK, translated from the coding sequence ATGAAAAAGTACCAGCTTTACGAAGTTAAAGATAACAAACTCGTCCGTAAAAATCCGGAGTGTGTGCGATGCTCCCACGGAGTCTTCATGGCTGACCATGGAGACCGCTACACCTGCGGTAAATGCGGATACACCCAATGGAAAGGTAAAGAAAAGAAATAG